The following coding sequences lie in one Fusarium poae strain DAOMC 252244 chromosome 1, whole genome shotgun sequence genomic window:
- the XYL1 gene encoding NAD(P)H-dependent D-xylose reductase (XR) gives MVNVPNIKLNSGFDMPQIGFGLWKVDDNCAEVVYNAIKAGYRLLDGACDYGNEKACGEGVARAIKEGIVKREDLFIVSKLWQTYHDKENVEPITRRQLADWQIDYFDLFLIHFPVALEYVDPEVRYPPGWHYDDAGTEIRWSKATNQETWEGMENLVEKGLAKSIGISNFQAQAIYDLLKYAKIRPATLQVELHPYHQQAELVSLAKAEGIALTAYSSFGPTGFIELDMDIAKSASPLMQHEVFTSLGSKYNKTSAQVLLRWATQQGLAVIPKSTTPKYMEQNFDCFDWSIDEEDMKRISKMNLNLKFNKPTNYFPSDKLWIFG, from the exons ATGGTCAACGTTCCAAACATCAAGCTTAACAGCGGCTTCGACATGCCCCAGATTGGCTTCGGCCTCTGGAAGGTCGATGACAACTGCGCCGAGGTTGTCTACAACGCTATCAAGGCTGGTTACCGTCTGCTCGATGGTGCTTGCG ACTACGGCAATGAGAAGGCTTGTGGTGAGGGTGTCGCCCGCGCCATCAAAGAGGGCATCGTGAAGCGAGAGGACCTCTTCATCGTCTCCAAGCTCTGGCAGACTTACCACGACAAGGAGAACGTCGAGCCTATCACCCGCCGCCAGCTCGCCGACTGGCAGATCGACTACTTTGATCTTTTCCTCATCCACTTCCCCGTCGCCCTCGAGTACGTCGACCCCGAGGTCCGCTACCCCCCTGGCTGGCACTACGATGATGCCGGCACTGAGATCCGCTGGAGCAAGGCCACCAACCAGGAGACCTGGGAGGGCATGGAGAACCTCGTTGAGAAGGGTCTCGCCAAGTCCATTGGTATCTCCAACTTCCAGGCTCAGGCCATCTACGACTTGCTCAAGTACGCCAAGATCCGCCCTGCTACCCTCCAGGTTGAGCTTCACCCCTACCACCAGCAGGCTGAACTTGTCAGTCTCGCCAAGGCTGAGGGTATTGCTCTGACTGCCTACTCTTCTTTCGGCCCTACCGGCTTCATTGAGCTCGACATGGACATTGCCAAGTCTGCCTCTCCTCTCATGCAGCACGAGGTTTTCACCAGCCTCGGCAGCAAGTACAACAAGACTTCCGCCCAGGTCCTTCTCCGATGGGCTACTCAGCAGGGTCTTGCTGTCATCCCCAAGAGCACCACTCCCAAGTACATGGAGCAGAACTTTGACTGCTTCGACTGGAGCATTGATGAGGAGGACATGAAGCGCATCTCCAAGATgaacctcaacctcaagtTCAACAAGCCCACCAAC TATTTCCCCAGTGACAAGCTCTGGATCTTTGGTTAA